The nucleotide sequence AGCTGTCAATTATCAGTGTTTTTTTGCAGATTTGGATTCTGCTTAAAATCTACCTGTGTTAAAACCTCGCCTTCTAGAGCAACAGCCATCATGTGCCAGGCCAGCAAGACAAACTGTCGCAATTTGTGGCTCATTCATTCAGCAGCGTAATCAAAAGCATCGAACTCACATCTCTGTGCAATGCCCCGTGCTAAATGCCAGCGCCAAATCCCAGCACCACCCACGCTGACTGCCCTTCTCCAGTGCCATCCCACGCCAGACGCTACCACCAGGTTTTACGATTTTGGCCACTCAAAGCCGCCGCTGTCAAGAGCCCTGGCAAGAGCCGGCTTTTGCTCCAAAAGAGGCGAAAACAGAGCTGCTTTGTGCGGTGGCTGGAGAGGAGACTGAAAAGCACGTGGATGCCCTGAGCGTCCCGGATTATTTGTTATAATCGCTTTTTGCTCCTTTTCAGGCCCCGCAGTGGTTTTCCACAGCAGGGCCGAGCAACTGGCTGCCGCTCCTCTGGCGCTTGGCCGGCCCGGAGGCCTGGCCAGGCCTGGGAGCTCAGCTGGGGGCGCGGGCCCAGCCGCACCGCCGGGAACGCCCGAGCTTGCCGGCCGGCCCTGGGCGCCAGAAAGCACCGGTGAAAGGAGGCGCCCGTCCGGGGCTGCGGGAGGCCGGAGCCGGCACCGGGGCTGCGGAGAGACCCGCCCCGCCACAGCCGCGCCTCCAGCCCGGCCTTTCTCCTCAGGCACTCGCACGGCCGCCCtaccccgcggggggggggggggggggcctcaaGCGCCGCTGGGCGCCGCCATTGTGAGCCTCCTCCCCCGCtgggcgccgccatcttgtgCCCACCCCGTACAGTGcgggcgccgccatcttgtgCCCTCCCCGTGCGGCGTGTCGGCCATGGCGGGGTTGCTGTGCCGCCTGCTCCTCTGCCtggcggccgccggggccgccgccgacCTGCTGCTGGAGGAAGCGCGTCGCTCCGTGGACCTCAGCACCCACCTGGCCAAGGTCTCGGCCGAGCTCAGCCTCGCCAATGCGGCGGGCGGCACGGCCGCCTCCGCCTTCCTGCTGGCGCTGGAGCCCGGCCTGGAGCCCCGCCTGGCCTACCTGGGCGTGCAGGTGAGCGCGGGCCGCGAGGGGCAGCGGGGGACGGCGCCCCGCTCCTCGGGGTGGGGGGCCGCGGCACGGCCTCGGGCGctgcccgggccccgccgcccgcagGGACACGTAGGCACGGCGCCGCGctcccggctcccgccgccccgcgggcgCTGCCGGCTGTTGCCGTCCGCATGGGCTCCGCCGGCAGCCGGCGTGGCGGTCGGGGAGAGGCTTCCTCGCCCGGCGCCTGGCCAGCGCTGGCCGGTCTGCCCCTCCAGCTGCCTTGTAAACAATGAAGCTAAGGGTTTCTTTCGTTATACAGAACAAAGCGGGGGTGTGAGCGGCTGTGGCCGTGTAAGGTCTGGGAAGCGATGAGGGAGGCGAGACAGCGGCTAATTAACGTCGTTACTGCTGTAACGTGAGCAGCCGCAGCCCCTCGGCTGGAGCAGTGCTTGCATCCCCAGCTAGCGCAGGCCCCGGGACGGGGTCCAGCCTCTTATCCCACGGGACGTATGTGCAAGAGGGTTCTTCTAATCCCAGAAGTATTTGCACTCATCTCGTTGCATGTTGGCTCACCCAGTCGGATTCCCGTGGCCTGCTCGCTCCCCTGCCACTGTAGAAAACATACAAGAGAAATCACAGAAGCAGTTGACCGAGATTCTCATTTGCACAAGTTACAGTGACTGTGCTGGCTTGGGAACCGGGCTGAGGTGAACTTGAGAGAGTTACCAGAAGTCTCCAGTTATCTGTTGTTGCACACTGACCACACTGCAATTTGTGTTAATGAAAAACATTATAAAAgggggctgcttttttttttttttttttttggttatatgAAGTAGTTATCTATCAGCTTGTATTTTCCAGGGCCATCCCCCTAAAAAGTGGATAGGGACTGTATGGAGTTTGCCCTGGACACGTTAAGTCTTCTACACAGCAGCATACTGATCAGTCTCTTGTTTTGGAACAGGTgaagggtgaggaagaggaggagaacacCTTAGAAGTGAGAGAGACTAAAGTTAAGGGCAAAAGGTGAGTGTCACCCTCTAAGATCAGTACCTAGAGGTGTGCATGGGGGTTCCAGCATCATCCTTACAGTGGAGCAGAAGTACTACCACCCCAGTCCCACATACCTATAGATCCTAGAGTCTTTTGTTCCTGAGAAGATCCGCTCTGTAGTCAGGCTGCATCCTGAGGTGCTACAAAGCCAGGAAGCACAGTTCACAGAAGCAGCCAAACCCAATTCCTGCAGCCCAAGAGGCCCCATTAGAAGTCACTCCCCTCCCTCAGATCTCTTTCCTTGGGAAATAGCACATGTGGTTTTAGATCTCTGCACTGAGCCCAGCACAAGCTGCACATACCTGCTTCTCACACCCACCCATGGCTGCCAGTGAGGGGAGAGCCCTGTAAGGGGGAGAATCTTTCAGTTAAATGCAACTCAGCTGCCTTCACGGGGGGTTCAGCTGTGCTTAGTCTCTTGTACTCAGTGCCTTAAGTAATGTCCTGTTACTTTATTAAGGGACTTCAGGTAAGAGAAGTAGTATAGCTATGGTTGTGCTCTTACCCATTGCTCCATTTTGAGCTCTCAAACGATGGGCAGTTGTGATTACAGAAAGATTGTAAGTGCTCTTTGGCTGTGTCCCCAGAGCACCGCTCTTAATCTGTGATGTGGGGAGTACCACAGTGCATGGATACTGTGGCTCAGCATGGGCTGttgcctgctgcagggagagacGATGCTGTCTTTTGCGTGAGGCTCTGCGCTGCCAAGCTTGGGATATTGTGCATACACAGCAAGACTGAGCAGGCAGGTGCTTTCTGAGCCATGACAGCTGAGAAATAAAGGGTGCTTGTAAAGTGGGTCAGGAGCACGGTGCTGCTGGGTTTCAAGAGGACAGTAGCTGTGAAGTTAAGTTGCCAAGGTAGACCATGGTTTCTGACATATCTGGAGGCCTCATGTGACCCTGCTATTGGGCCACCAGGCATGACTTGAAGTCCGTTCACTTCTGGCATGACCTCGGTCCATCTGGTGCATCCTTACAGGTTTGGTGAAATCCCAATCCTTTCTGTAGAACCTCAGTCCAAAACTGTGCTCATTTTCTGGCCGTTCCTTAGTTTCACATCCTGTGGGCAAAAAGCTGAGAATGAACAGACTTTGTGGGAACAGGTGCTTAAAGTGTTTGTGATTTGTTTTGTGGGCATTTGCACATGCTTTCTCTTATTCAGATCATTCTTGTCATCTGGAGAAGAATGGAAAAACCCCTGCTGAAGCATGTTTTATAAATGCAGAACtagggaggggaggggagtgtGTCACCATTCCCCTCCCAAAACAGGAGCCAGGTGTTTTTGTGAAGCAAAGACTGTAATTGTGCCTGGACACAGTTCACCCTGTGCTGCCTTCTGTCCTGCTTCCACAGTCCAGAGTAAGCACACCCTCTGGGACAAGACATCTGTACATCTTGGAGGAGCAAATAAAATACTGGCGCCAATCACACACGATATATGTGATATATGGGCTCCCATCCACAGGGAATGTTGTGGGAATTGGATCTGATTGCTCTCTCAGGGGATATCTCACATGACTTACCTGTTCTTCTCCCTTCCAGTGGAAAATTCTTCTCTGTGAAGCTGCCATCTCCTTTGGCACCAGGAGCCAAGGTCCGTGTATCTGTTGAAATGGTTTTCACGCATGTCCTGCAGCCTTACCCCACCCACATCACCCAAAGCGAGAAGCAGTTTGTGGTCTTTGAAGGAAATCACTATTTCTACTCGCCATACTTCACCAAGACCCAAACAACCCGGGTAAAACTGGCCTCTAGGAACGTGGAGAGTTATACCAAGCTGGGCAACCCTTCCCGCACTGAAGACATGATTGAATATGGCCCCTTCAAGGACATTCCTCCGTACAGCCAGGTAAATGTCTGTGCAAAGAGGTTGTGGCTCTGCAGAGAGCATCTTGCAAACATGTCACCTGCATCTCAGAGGCTGGAGAGTGGGAAGTGGAGGCTTTTGTGTAAGAATTGTCGGTCAAGCCTGAGTTAGCCTGTGTGCAGGCTAGGAATGTGTGCTCCAACAAGGTGCTCCTAATACAGACGTGATTGCTGACTGCTGCTTGGTGTCCACAGGGCAAACCAAGCCAGTTTGTGTTGGTTCTGGCAGGCGTGTATTTGCACTGGGGAAGACTGCATCTCTAGCCCCCTCACCATTATAACTCAGCCAGATGTGCAGGGTGTCACCTATGAGTACACCCCAGGTAGCCAGTGCCCTGTGTGCCTGTGCAGTCAGCTTCACCTCTCTGCAGAGTCTGTCAGGGAGGTTTCTCTGTGGGACATAGAGACACATAACTGTGAGGGGAGGTTGTTCCTTCAGGTCTAATagtttatcttttttcctttttaggacACTCTGAAGGTGCACTATGAAAATAACAGTCCATTCCTGACCATCACCAGTATGACCCGAGTCATCGAGGTGTCTCACTGGGGGAACATTGCAGTTGAAGAGACGGTTGATTTAAAGCACACAGGAGCAGTGCTGAAAGGGCCTTTCTCCAGATATGACTACCAGAGACAGCCAGACAGTGGGATCTCTTCTGTCAAGTCTTTTAAGGTTgacattttgcataatttttttttttactgtggctCCCTGCTTTTTTACATCcccagagggaggaaaaaatacagttgtCCTTTTCTGTGGTAAGCATACCCAAGTAATAAGGGAATATTAAAGCTCTGATCTATTTTCAGAGAAGGCTCATGCTAGATAGGAATAGCTTTTGGAGGTAGAATTAGGAGGTTATATGCTTTATTGCATCTGTTGGCCAAACAAACTGCATATACCAGGGCATGTAGTGTTTCTCCACGCTCCCACCCCTCCAATCTTGGGGACCCTCTAAAACCCTTAATCGCTGTGCTGACAGCTCTGCTTTCCATTTTCCACTGCGCAAGGGCCGTTCATTCTGTCCCCACCCTCTTATTTTCAGGGTTGCCTTCTCTGTCGTATCCTCATCAAGTTGAACAGTATTAATTGGAAACTCATCCATTCATTCCTTGTTCACAAAGCACTCAACAGGAGTTAAAGCTGTGGGTCTGCTAGCCAGATGTGGAAAGTATCATGTGTTTTCATCTGAACCAAAACCTTTCTCACTGCTTGAAGCCGCCAGGATTGATTGTTGTAATTCTCTAAGGTGGTGCAGCCAAACAGAAATCTCATTTTGCTGAGTGTAAAGCCAGCAAGCTCAGTGAGCTAGGGCAGCGGGCTGGAGTGAAAAGGGAATTGCTGTCCTGGTGGGCATGATGAGATCCCTTGCTGTCTGGGATATTTGAAACTGGGCTGGAGAATGCACATTCATTTAGAGGCCAAGTGATTTCAGTGCTGGCAGCCACTTCTGTGGCTGATTGCTTATAATAGCACAATTTTACCACTCAGTGCAACTGAATGGCCATTTTGTCATCTCTCACGTGGGAGCGCAGTTTCTCGATGCTTAACAGCCATTATTGGTTTTGCCAATTTCACTGGAAATAACTCCTAGCCAATGTACTGACTGTTGCTTCCCTTCATACAGACcattctcccagctgctgctcaggacGTCTATTACCGTGATGAAATCGGAAACATCTCCACCAGCCACCTCCTTGTCCTGGATGACTCTGTGGAGATGGAGATCCGTCCCCGCTTCCCACTTTTTGGGGGATGGAAAACCCATTACATCATCGGCTATAACCTGCCAAGCTACGAATACCTCTACAATCTCGGTGGGTGGCACAGATGAAGGGAATAAGAAACCTTCTCTGTGTTTAAAGGTGGTTGCTATACAGTAAAGAATTCAAAGCTGCAGTACACTGCACCTTAGCAACAAGAGTTGCTGGCTATTATTTCCAGAATATGCAAATCCAccttcttttctgtgcttccttcaGTTTTTTGTAGACATCTGGTTAAAATATACTTGAGTGAGCTAGTGCCCCCTGGTGCACAATGTATCCATCCGAATTCTGCTCTTGCTTCTGTTAGGAGCTGAGCTTCAAGGTTGCCCCTTGTTCTTTGAGGAATTGTAGCCACCCTCTGGTCTGCACTCTCTTAGGTGATCAGTATGCCCTGAAAATGAGGTTTGTCGACCACGTGTTTGATGAGCAAGTTACGGACTCTCTGACTGTCAAGATCGTCCTGCCGGAAGGTGCCAAGTAAGTGTCATTATTCCTGGCTTGTTACTGCAGACAGTGCTGTGTTAGTGGCAATTCTCCAGCCTACTCTAATGGCCTGGggacagtgaaacaaaaccaTGACGGTGCATGTGGAGGAGACCTTGGaacacagctttgctttcttttagaGTGTTGTTTAAACTGCATAATTGGCCCTGTGGCTAGAGGCCACAGTTGGCCAGCCAAGTCCTAGGTTACATCATCTCAAA is from Harpia harpyja isolate bHarHar1 chromosome Z, bHarHar1 primary haplotype, whole genome shotgun sequence and encodes:
- the RPN1 gene encoding dolichyl-diphosphooligosaccharide--protein glycosyltransferase subunit 1; this encodes MAGLLCRLLLCLAAAGAAADLLLEEARRSVDLSTHLAKVSAELSLANAAGGTAASAFLLALEPGLEPRLAYLGVQVKGEEEEENTLEVRETKVKGKSGKFFSVKLPSPLAPGAKVRVSVEMVFTHVLQPYPTHITQSEKQFVVFEGNHYFYSPYFTKTQTTRVKLASRNVESYTKLGNPSRTEDMIEYGPFKDIPPYSQDTLKVHYENNSPFLTITSMTRVIEVSHWGNIAVEETVDLKHTGAVLKGPFSRYDYQRQPDSGISSVKSFKTILPAAAQDVYYRDEIGNISTSHLLVLDDSVEMEIRPRFPLFGGWKTHYIIGYNLPSYEYLYNLGDQYALKMRFVDHVFDEQVTDSLTVKIVLPEGAKNIHVDSPYEINRASDELHYTYLDTFGRPVIVAHKSNLVEQHIQDIVVHYTFNKILMLQEPLLVVGAFYILFFTVIVYVRLDFSITKDPAAEARMKVACITEQVLTLVNKRLGLYRHFDEAVNKYKQSRDISTLNSGKKSLETEHKALTNEIASLQSKLKTEGSDLCDKVSEIQKLDGQVKELVLKSSVEAERLVAGKLKKDTYIENEKMHSNKRQDLVTKIDNILDAL